Proteins encoded by one window of Microbacterium testaceum:
- the gcvP gene encoding aminomethyl-transferring glycine dehydrogenase encodes MTSVLPPRTDAGTPAAFTDRHIGIGAGAQAHMLEVVGYDSVEALVETAVPASIHVQARATSAIPTAATEAEALAELRELASANRSARPMIGLGYYDTFTPSVIARNVLENPSWYTAYTPYQPEISQGRLEALINFQTMVTDLTGLATANASMLDESTAVVEGMLVARRASKAKTDLFLVDVDALPQTKALLHHRAAAVGIRVVETSYEGDLPEAFGAFVQYPGATGRIWDFSTVAETVHAAGGLVVAAADLLALTLLRSPGSLGADVAVGTTQRFGVPLGFGGPHAGYMAVRAGLERQLPGRLVGVSQDAVGAPAYRLSLQTREQHIRREKATSNICTAQVLLAVMAAMYAVYHGPDGLRAIAMQVARKADALASALRSSDLTLTSDAFFDTVRVHVPGRAQDVIDRARERGYQLLWVDDATVGVSVDETTTDADVSVILDAFGLATELLPEGEALRGIDAALHRDDAFLTHPVFHAHRSETAMMRYLKTLADRDYALDRGMIPLGSCTMKLNAATEMAAVSWPEFSRVHPFAPEADVHGYLEMIEQLERWLAEVTGYDAVSLQPNAGSQGELAGLLAIRGYHLANGDTERTVCLIPSSAHGTNAASAILAGMKVVVVACDEAGNVDLGDLRAKIAQHAAELSALMITYPSTHGVYEHDVLEITQAVHDAGGQVYVDGANLNALLGFARFGDLGGDVSHLNLHKTFAIPHGGGGPGVGPVAAKAHLAPYLPSHPFSQRADHAGGVFDGGPVSAAPHGSAGILPISWAYVRMMGAEGLRQATAAAVLSANYIATRLREHYPVLYAGEGGLVAHECILDLRPLKEQTGVTVDDVAKRLIDYGFHAPTMSFPVAGTLMVEPTESEDLAELDRFVDAMIAIKQEALAVAAGEWPADDNPLVNAPHTAETVVVGEWEHPYSRETAVYPTRSLIRGKYWPPVRRIDQAYGDRNLVCSCPPPEAFA; translated from the coding sequence ATGACCTCCGTCCTCCCTCCCCGCACGGATGCCGGGACCCCGGCCGCCTTCACCGACCGCCACATCGGCATCGGTGCCGGCGCTCAGGCGCACATGCTCGAGGTGGTCGGCTACGACAGCGTCGAGGCGCTCGTCGAGACCGCCGTCCCGGCCTCGATCCACGTGCAGGCCCGCGCCACGAGCGCGATTCCGACCGCGGCCACCGAGGCCGAGGCCCTGGCGGAACTGCGGGAGCTGGCATCCGCCAACCGCTCCGCCCGCCCCATGATCGGTCTCGGCTACTACGACACCTTCACGCCGTCGGTGATCGCGCGGAATGTCCTCGAGAACCCGTCGTGGTACACCGCCTACACGCCGTATCAGCCCGAGATCTCGCAGGGCCGGCTCGAGGCGCTCATCAATTTCCAGACGATGGTGACCGACCTCACCGGGCTCGCGACGGCGAACGCATCGATGCTCGATGAGTCCACCGCGGTCGTCGAGGGCATGCTCGTCGCCCGCCGCGCGTCGAAGGCGAAGACCGACCTCTTCCTGGTCGACGTCGACGCCCTGCCCCAGACCAAGGCGCTGCTGCACCACCGCGCCGCGGCCGTCGGCATCCGCGTCGTCGAGACCTCGTACGAGGGGGATCTGCCCGAGGCGTTCGGCGCCTTCGTGCAGTACCCCGGTGCGACCGGTCGTATCTGGGACTTCTCGACCGTGGCCGAGACGGTGCACGCCGCGGGCGGCCTCGTCGTGGCCGCCGCCGACCTGCTCGCCCTGACCCTGCTGCGCTCGCCCGGCTCGCTCGGCGCCGACGTCGCGGTGGGCACGACCCAGCGTTTCGGCGTGCCGCTCGGCTTCGGCGGACCCCACGCGGGCTACATGGCCGTGCGCGCGGGCCTCGAGCGTCAGCTGCCCGGCCGCCTGGTCGGCGTGTCGCAGGATGCCGTGGGCGCCCCCGCCTACCGCCTGTCACTGCAGACTCGGGAGCAGCACATCCGCCGCGAGAAGGCGACCTCGAACATCTGCACCGCGCAGGTGCTGCTGGCCGTGATGGCGGCGATGTACGCGGTGTACCACGGTCCCGACGGACTCCGCGCGATCGCGATGCAGGTCGCGCGCAAGGCCGACGCCCTGGCATCCGCTCTGCGCTCCTCCGACCTGACTCTCACGAGCGACGCCTTCTTCGACACGGTGCGCGTGCACGTGCCGGGGCGCGCGCAGGACGTGATCGACCGCGCCCGCGAGCGCGGATATCAGCTGCTCTGGGTCGACGACGCGACGGTCGGCGTCTCGGTCGATGAGACGACGACGGATGCCGATGTCTCGGTCATCCTCGACGCCTTCGGCCTCGCCACGGAATTGCTGCCCGAGGGCGAGGCGCTGCGCGGGATCGATGCGGCCCTGCACCGTGACGACGCCTTCCTCACGCACCCCGTCTTCCACGCGCACCGCAGCGAGACGGCGATGATGCGGTACCTGAAGACCCTCGCCGACCGCGACTACGCGCTCGATCGCGGCATGATCCCGCTGGGCTCGTGCACGATGAAGCTGAACGCGGCCACCGAGATGGCGGCGGTGTCGTGGCCGGAGTTCTCGCGGGTGCACCCCTTCGCCCCCGAGGCCGACGTCCACGGCTACCTCGAGATGATCGAGCAGCTCGAGCGCTGGCTCGCCGAGGTGACCGGCTACGACGCGGTCTCTCTGCAGCCGAACGCCGGGTCGCAGGGCGAGCTCGCAGGCCTCCTCGCGATCCGCGGTTACCACCTCGCGAACGGGGACACCGAGCGCACGGTGTGCCTCATCCCGTCGTCGGCGCACGGCACGAACGCCGCCTCGGCGATCCTCGCGGGCATGAAGGTCGTCGTCGTCGCGTGCGACGAGGCTGGCAACGTCGACCTCGGCGACCTGCGCGCGAAGATCGCGCAGCACGCCGCGGAGCTTTCGGCGCTCATGATCACGTACCCCTCGACCCACGGGGTGTACGAGCACGACGTGCTCGAGATCACGCAGGCCGTGCACGACGCCGGCGGACAGGTCTACGTCGACGGCGCCAACCTCAACGCGCTGCTGGGCTTCGCCCGCTTCGGCGACCTCGGCGGCGACGTGTCGCACCTCAACCTGCACAAGACGTTCGCCATCCCGCACGGTGGCGGTGGACCCGGCGTGGGCCCGGTCGCGGCGAAGGCGCACCTCGCGCCGTACCTGCCGTCGCACCCGTTCTCGCAGCGGGCTGATCACGCCGGCGGCGTGTTCGACGGTGGCCCCGTGTCGGCAGCTCCCCACGGCTCTGCCGGCATCCTGCCCATCTCCTGGGCGTACGTGCGCATGATGGGCGCCGAGGGGCTGCGTCAGGCGACGGCCGCCGCCGTGCTCTCGGCGAACTACATCGCCACGCGCCTGCGCGAGCACTACCCGGTGCTGTACGCCGGTGAGGGCGGACTCGTCGCGCACGAGTGCATCCTCGACCTGCGTCCCCTCAAGGAGCAGACCGGCGTCACCGTCGACGACGTGGCCAAGCGCCTCATCGACTACGGCTTCCACGCCCCGACGATGTCGTTCCCGGTCGCCGGCACCCTGATGGTCGAGCCGACCGAGAGCGAAGACCTCGCCGAGCTTGATCGTTTCGTCGATGCCATGATCGCGATCAAGCAGGAGGCCCTGGCGGTCGCCGCGGGGGAGTGGCCCGCCGACGACAACCCGCTGGTCAACGCCCCGCACACCGCCGAGACGGTCGTGGTGGGCGAGTGGGAGCACCCGTACTCGCGCGAGACCGCGGTGTACCCGACCCGCTCGCTGATCCGCGGCAAGTACTGGCCCCCGGTGCGCCGCATCGACCAGGCGTACGGCGACCGCAACCTGGTCTGCTCGTGCCCGCCTCCGGAGGCGTTCGCGTAG
- a CDS encoding ABC transporter substrate-binding protein, whose translation MHHGLNDVPRPLRRRGGPGRVIALLVAAGLALAGCSATDPAPVPAKEQRTSLTVGVVGSLTSFNAASATGDTAANRAVSALLDEKLGSLDGNLQVVPNNGLGRITRVEGDPLTVSYELFADRVWSDGTPVTLDDLLFGWAVTSHFFDDATYDANGQVVSGTRYFDTALPADPNARTTRPRLDRANDTLMLTYDQPFADWNRQWLLDRPVHVVAQRAGVSVKDLLTAILTAPEGDPQAPAAPNPVLAAAAQAWNTGFDVAPGTTPDPAGVVSSGPWTVSEITADTIQLARRDSYQGAHFPGLEGLTVRFFPDRAAQLSAIEAGTVDVANVGDLDVAERKTLTDAGFNVQVGPTSETLQLRFATTAASDLRQATTLSLDRASLVQDVLGAVRPDAQPLQSFLSSPATGQLYNDLVSGNGAPGMGADVNGARSALNDRAAVLRVAYDTTDPTASLVFPRLVSMAAKAGIAVRAATATEIPDATLSWVGEDESLYRSARDRIAEGIDGGDTEELFDDLTTHTDPVDVLSEAKLIDRSLFAAYAGVPLLERTGAVVSAAGVGGVTYTSEPNGLPPAFWTWSPPQS comes from the coding sequence GTGCACCACGGGCTGAACGACGTTCCTCGACCGCTTCGACGCCGTGGCGGCCCGGGACGGGTGATCGCCCTTCTCGTCGCCGCCGGTCTCGCGTTGGCCGGTTGTTCGGCGACCGACCCCGCGCCGGTCCCCGCGAAAGAGCAGCGCACGAGCCTGACGGTCGGTGTGGTCGGCTCGCTCACGAGCTTCAACGCCGCCAGCGCGACCGGGGACACCGCGGCGAACCGCGCGGTGTCGGCCCTCCTCGACGAAAAGCTCGGCTCCCTCGATGGGAACCTCCAGGTCGTGCCCAACAACGGTCTCGGGCGCATCACGCGGGTCGAGGGCGACCCGCTGACCGTCAGCTACGAACTCTTCGCCGACCGCGTCTGGTCCGACGGCACTCCGGTGACCCTCGACGACCTGCTGTTCGGGTGGGCTGTCACCTCCCACTTCTTCGACGACGCCACCTACGACGCCAACGGCCAGGTCGTCTCGGGCACGCGGTACTTCGACACCGCGCTCCCCGCCGACCCCAACGCCCGCACGACGCGTCCGCGCCTCGACCGGGCGAATGACACCCTCATGCTCACCTACGACCAGCCCTTCGCCGACTGGAACCGGCAGTGGCTGCTCGACCGCCCGGTCCACGTCGTCGCGCAGCGGGCGGGCGTGAGCGTCAAGGATCTGCTCACCGCGATCCTCACGGCGCCGGAGGGCGACCCTCAGGCTCCGGCGGCTCCGAATCCGGTGCTGGCTGCGGCAGCGCAGGCGTGGAACACTGGATTCGACGTCGCTCCGGGAACGACGCCCGACCCGGCCGGTGTCGTGTCGTCGGGCCCGTGGACGGTCTCGGAGATCACGGCCGACACGATCCAATTGGCCCGTCGGGACAGCTACCAAGGGGCGCACTTCCCGGGTCTCGAGGGGCTGACGGTCCGGTTCTTCCCCGATCGCGCGGCGCAGCTGTCGGCGATCGAAGCGGGAACGGTCGACGTGGCCAACGTCGGCGATCTCGATGTCGCGGAGCGCAAGACCCTGACCGATGCCGGGTTCAACGTCCAGGTCGGGCCCACCTCCGAGACGCTTCAACTCCGGTTCGCCACGACGGCGGCATCCGATCTCCGTCAGGCGACGACGCTGTCGCTCGATCGGGCCTCGCTCGTCCAGGACGTGCTGGGTGCCGTGCGTCCGGACGCCCAGCCCCTCCAGTCGTTCCTGTCGTCTCCGGCGACCGGGCAGCTGTACAACGACCTGGTCTCGGGGAACGGCGCTCCCGGCATGGGGGCCGACGTGAACGGCGCGCGCTCCGCGCTGAACGACCGGGCGGCCGTGCTCCGCGTCGCCTACGACACGACCGATCCGACGGCGTCGCTGGTGTTCCCGCGCCTCGTTTCGATGGCCGCCAAGGCCGGGATCGCGGTCCGCGCCGCCACCGCGACGGAGATTCCGGATGCCACCCTCTCGTGGGTCGGCGAGGATGAGAGCCTCTACCGGTCGGCGCGTGACCGCATTGCGGAGGGAATCGACGGCGGCGACACCGAAGAGCTTTTCGACGACCTCACCACGCACACCGACCCCGTCGACGTGCTATCGGAGGCGAAGCTCATCGACCGATCGCTGTTCGCCGCGTACGCGGGTGTGCCTCTGCTCGAGCGCACGGGCGCCGTGGTCAGCGCCGCGGGCGTCGGGGGAGTGACGTACACCTCCGAGCCCAACGGGCTGCCCCCGGCGTTCTGGACCTGGTCGCCGCCCCAGTCCTGA
- a CDS encoding CPBP family intramembrane glutamic endopeptidase translates to MEQSDKRTRLQVPADWTYPPTLKRSDTYLRRRLGWEIGIVLLVSVGQSAIYSVVSFIRAATRAPISQQQTQLNPSRSAEPVWDAIYQFLDIFFSLALVALAVYLLWEPTNNALRRIGLDFRRFGGDSARGLLLVVLIGAPGIGVYAIGRALGQSIAVIPAPLDSSWWVIALLVLAALRAGLTEEVIFLGFLFDRLRRLGWSWTWIIVSTALLRGSYHLYQGWPSALGNVVMGLVFGWCYKRWGRVMPLVIAHTVIDIVAFVGYPLAAAWWPGIFAPTPAPSPTP, encoded by the coding sequence ATGGAGCAATCTGACAAGCGCACCCGGCTGCAGGTCCCAGCGGACTGGACGTATCCTCCGACGCTGAAGCGCTCGGACACCTACCTCCGCCGCCGTCTCGGCTGGGAGATCGGGATCGTGCTGCTCGTCAGCGTCGGCCAGTCGGCGATCTACTCGGTGGTCTCGTTCATCCGCGCCGCCACCCGCGCACCCATCTCGCAGCAGCAGACGCAGCTGAATCCATCGCGCAGCGCCGAGCCGGTGTGGGACGCGATCTACCAGTTCCTCGACATCTTCTTCTCCCTGGCGCTCGTGGCCCTGGCGGTCTACCTCCTATGGGAGCCGACGAACAACGCGCTCCGCCGCATCGGGCTGGACTTCCGCCGCTTCGGAGGTGACTCCGCGCGGGGTCTCCTGCTCGTCGTCCTCATCGGCGCGCCCGGTATCGGTGTCTACGCGATCGGCCGCGCTCTCGGGCAGAGCATCGCGGTGATCCCCGCTCCCCTGGACTCGTCGTGGTGGGTGATCGCGCTGCTGGTCCTCGCGGCACTGCGCGCCGGCCTCACCGAAGAGGTGATCTTCCTCGGATTCCTCTTCGACCGTCTCCGCCGGCTCGGCTGGTCGTGGACGTGGATCATCGTGTCGACCGCCCTGCTGCGCGGCAGCTACCACCTCTATCAGGGGTGGCCCTCGGCGCTGGGGAACGTCGTCATGGGGCTCGTCTTCGGCTGGTGCTACAAGCGATGGGGGCGGGTGATGCCCCTGGTGATCGCACACACGGTCATCGACATCGTCGCTTTCGTGGGGTACCCGCTCGCCGCGGCCTGGTGGCCGGGGATCTTCGCCCCGACCCCCGCGCCGTCGCCGACGCCCTGA
- a CDS encoding peptide ABC transporter substrate-binding protein — protein sequence MKRNKIALSGLALLGAVGLMLAGCSGGGDNGGSSSGGDASAIIRTNGSEPQNPLIPTNTNEVGGGKILDSIFAGLVYYDGTGAPVNDMAESIVTNDPQNLTVTLKKGQKFTDGTEVKADNFIKAWNYGAQLSNNQVSSSFFEDIVGFSYDADSELTGLKKVDDYTFTIALSKPAADFALRLGYSAFFPLPDVAFTDMAAFGENPIGNGPYKLKGDGAWQHNVQIDLVKNDDYQGGRTVKNGGLSIVFYATQDAAYADLLGGNVDVIDGVPSSSLATFTSDLGDRAVNQPAAIFQSFTIPERLAHFSGDEGKLRRQAISMAINRDEITKTIFQGSRTPASDFTSPVIAGWSDSLTGADVLKYNADKAKQLWAQADAISPWSGSLQIAYNADGGHQSWVDAVTNSLKNTLGIDSSGAPYPTFKELRSAVTNRSIETTFRSGWQADYPGAYNFLAPLYATGASSNDGDYSNPQFDAQITAGIAETDLGTQNADFAKAQEILLKDLPAIPLWYSNVTGGFADGVNNVQFGWNSVPLYYEITK from the coding sequence GTGAAGCGCAACAAGATTGCCCTCTCCGGTCTCGCCCTGCTGGGAGCTGTCGGGCTCATGCTCGCCGGCTGCTCGGGCGGCGGAGACAATGGCGGCTCGTCATCAGGCGGCGACGCCTCGGCGATCATTCGGACGAACGGCTCCGAGCCGCAGAACCCGCTGATCCCGACCAACACCAACGAGGTCGGTGGAGGAAAGATCCTCGACTCGATCTTCGCGGGTCTGGTCTACTACGACGGAACCGGCGCCCCGGTCAACGACATGGCGGAGTCCATCGTCACCAACGACCCCCAGAACCTCACGGTGACCCTGAAGAAGGGTCAGAAGTTCACGGACGGCACCGAGGTCAAGGCCGACAACTTCATCAAGGCGTGGAACTACGGCGCCCAGCTGTCGAACAACCAGGTGAGCAGCTCGTTCTTCGAGGACATCGTCGGATTCAGCTACGACGCTGACTCCGAGCTGACCGGTCTGAAGAAGGTCGACGATTACACCTTCACCATCGCCCTCTCCAAGCCCGCCGCCGACTTCGCGCTGCGCCTGGGCTACTCGGCGTTCTTCCCGCTGCCCGACGTCGCGTTCACCGACATGGCTGCGTTCGGCGAGAACCCGATCGGCAACGGCCCCTACAAGCTCAAGGGCGACGGCGCCTGGCAGCACAACGTGCAGATCGACCTCGTCAAGAACGACGACTACCAGGGCGGTCGCACGGTCAAGAACGGCGGTCTCTCGATCGTCTTCTACGCCACCCAGGATGCCGCGTACGCCGACCTCCTCGGCGGCAACGTCGACGTGATCGACGGTGTCCCCTCGTCGTCGCTGGCCACCTTCACCTCCGACCTGGGCGACCGTGCGGTCAACCAGCCGGCCGCGATCTTCCAGTCGTTCACGATCCCCGAGCGTCTCGCGCACTTCAGCGGCGACGAGGGCAAGCTCCGTCGTCAGGCCATCTCGATGGCCATCAACCGCGACGAGATCACCAAGACGATCTTCCAGGGCTCGCGCACCCCGGCCAGCGACTTCACCTCGCCGGTCATCGCCGGATGGTCCGACTCCCTCACGGGCGCCGACGTCCTGAAGTACAACGCGGACAAGGCGAAGCAGCTGTGGGCCCAGGCCGACGCCATCTCGCCGTGGAGCGGCTCGCTGCAGATCGCGTACAACGCCGACGGTGGACACCAGTCCTGGGTCGACGCTGTGACGAACTCGCTCAAGAACACCCTGGGCATCGACTCCTCGGGTGCTCCGTACCCGACGTTCAAGGAACTGCGCTCGGCGGTCACCAACCGCAGCATCGAGACCACGTTCCGTTCGGGCTGGCAGGCCGACTACCCCGGTGCGTACAACTTCCTCGCGCCGCTGTACGCGACGGGCGCCTCGTCGAACGACGGTGACTACTCGAACCCCCAGTTCGACGCGCAGATCACGGCCGGCATCGCCGAGACCGATCTGGGCACGCAGAACGCCGACTTCGCCAAGGCTCAGGAGATCCTGCTGAAGGACCTCCCGGCCATCCCGCTCTGGTACTCGAACGTCACCGGCGGCTTCGCCGACGGCGTGAACAACGTCCAGTTCGGCTGGAACTCGGTTCCGCTGTACTACGAGATCACGAAGTAA
- a CDS encoding ABC transporter permease gives MLGYILRRLLQVLPVFFGATLLIYFMVFAMPGDPILGLFGDKTPAPQVVEALRAQYHLDQPFIVQYFLYLGGIFQGDLGTTFSGQSVNEVLARTLPVTARLAVMALLIEFVLAVVVGTISAIRKGKLFDNVALIIALLFVALPIFVACFLAQYFLAIQLGWFRPTVGAQNNWGDLLLPAIVLGFSLFATSMRLMRGSVIDTLNQDWVRTAYSKGLSRRRVIPVHVLRNSLIPVITNSATNFGVLLVGATVTEGIFNIPGVGNTLYQATIRGEGPTVVSFVTVFVIIYVLVNLVVDLLYGLLDPRIRYVK, from the coding sequence ATGCTCGGCTACATCCTCAGACGTCTGCTGCAGGTGCTCCCCGTATTCTTCGGGGCCACGCTGCTGATCTACTTCATGGTCTTCGCCATGCCGGGGGACCCGATCCTCGGCCTCTTCGGCGACAAGACCCCCGCGCCCCAGGTCGTCGAAGCCCTGCGGGCCCAGTACCACCTCGACCAGCCCTTCATCGTCCAGTACTTCCTGTACCTGGGCGGGATCTTCCAGGGGGACCTGGGAACGACCTTCTCGGGTCAGTCCGTCAACGAGGTGCTCGCCCGCACGCTCCCCGTGACGGCGCGCCTGGCCGTCATGGCTCTGCTCATCGAGTTCGTGCTCGCCGTCGTCGTCGGCACCATCTCGGCGATCCGCAAGGGCAAGCTGTTCGACAACGTCGCGCTCATCATCGCCCTGCTGTTCGTCGCGCTGCCGATCTTCGTGGCGTGCTTCCTCGCGCAGTACTTCCTCGCCATCCAGCTGGGATGGTTCCGTCCCACGGTGGGCGCCCAGAACAACTGGGGTGATCTGCTGCTGCCGGCCATCGTGCTCGGTTTCAGCCTGTTCGCGACGAGCATGCGCCTCATGCGCGGGTCGGTCATCGACACGCTCAACCAGGACTGGGTGCGCACCGCGTACTCGAAGGGCCTCTCGCGTCGCCGCGTGATCCCCGTGCACGTGCTGCGCAACTCGCTCATCCCCGTCATCACGAACTCCGCGACGAACTTCGGTGTGCTCCTCGTCGGCGCCACCGTGACCGAGGGCATCTTCAACATCCCCGGTGTCGGTAACACGCTCTACCAGGCCACCATCCGCGGTGAGGGCCCCACGGTGGTGTCGTTCGTGACCGTCTTCGTCATCATCTACGTGCTGGTCAACCTCGTCGTCGACCTCCTGTACGGCCTTCTCGACCCGAGGATCCGCTATGTCAAGTAG
- a CDS encoding ABC transporter permease → MSSSQFPAPHYVAPIKTETISVDAVRVAARKSNLWLDAWRDLRRRPTFWIALVVMAIVILMAAFPTLFTQVPPDNDCQLSNSNGGPTAGHILGFTFQGCDTFSRIVWGARTSLSVGLLATAIGTIIGLIMGALSGFYGGWLDAVISRVGDIFFSIPYILAAIVVMSVFSQYRNVLTLAFAIGGFAWASTARVVRAEVLRVRQADYVAASQALGQTRFRTLLTHVIPNAIAPLLVVTTISLAAAIVAEATLSFLGVGLGGSTMSWGNDISQAQQSLRIAPMALIWPSIALTVTVLAFILLGELIRDAIDPRARARR, encoded by the coding sequence ATGTCAAGTAGTCAGTTCCCGGCGCCCCACTACGTCGCGCCGATCAAGACCGAGACCATCTCGGTCGACGCCGTCCGCGTCGCCGCCCGCAAGAGCAACCTGTGGCTCGACGCGTGGCGCGACCTCCGTCGTCGCCCCACCTTCTGGATCGCCCTGGTCGTCATGGCCATCGTGATCCTGATGGCCGCGTTCCCGACCCTGTTCACGCAGGTGCCGCCCGACAACGACTGCCAGCTGTCCAACAGCAACGGCGGTCCCACGGCGGGACACATCCTGGGCTTCACGTTCCAGGGGTGCGACACGTTCTCGCGCATCGTGTGGGGTGCCCGCACCTCGCTGTCGGTGGGCCTGCTGGCCACCGCGATCGGCACGATCATCGGCCTGATCATGGGCGCCCTGTCGGGGTTCTACGGCGGATGGCTCGACGCGGTCATCTCGCGCGTCGGCGACATCTTCTTCTCGATCCCCTACATCCTCGCGGCCATTGTCGTGATGAGCGTGTTCTCGCAGTACCGCAACGTCCTCACCCTGGCGTTCGCGATCGGCGGGTTCGCGTGGGCATCGACGGCCCGTGTCGTGCGCGCCGAGGTTCTGCGCGTGCGCCAGGCCGATTACGTGGCAGCCTCGCAGGCGCTCGGACAGACGCGTTTCCGCACGCTGCTGACCCACGTCATCCCGAACGCCATCGCCCCGCTCCTCGTGGTCACCACGATCAGCCTCGCCGCGGCGATCGTCGCGGAGGCGACCCTGTCGTTCCTCGGCGTCGGCCTCGGCGGCAGCACCATGTCGTGGGGGAACGACATCAGCCAGGCGCAGCAGTCGCTGCGCATCGCGCCCATGGCGCTGATCTGGCCGTCGATCGCCCTGACCGTCACGGTTCTGGCCTTCATCCTGCTGGGCGAGCTCATCCGAGACGCCATCGACCCGAGAGCGAGGGCCCGCCGATGA
- a CDS encoding ABC transporter ATP-binding protein: MSDATQTPLLSVRDLKVAFEGEGGTREVLHGVSLDVFPGQTVAIVGESGSGKSTTASAVIGLLPGTGHVTGGSITLDGRELTDLTSRQFESVRGKDIGYVPQDPMSNLNPVWSIGFQVKEAIRANGIATGRKEVEKRAIEVLKQAGLADAERRLHQYPHQFSGGMRQRALIGIGLAADPKLLIADEPTSALDVTVQRVILDHMASLTRERGTSVLLITHDLGLAAERADTIVVMNQGEIVESGPSREILENPRHPYTQRLVAAAPSIASQRIQAKVEDRGILRESDIDAPATVKVTDLVKEYKIRQGGFRSEQFRAVDGVSFEIPRGKTLALVGESGSGKSTIAKMVLKLEDPTSGSIEVDGVNTGKLSAKDTFNLRRRMQPVFQDPYGSLDPLRSIGNLIAEPLNIHKVGDNASRRARVEELLEQVALPQELASRYPNELSGGQRQRVAIARALALKPDILVLDEAVSALDVLVQAQILQLLAELQSELGLTYLFITHDLAVVRVAADLVCVMERGKLVEQGTVDEIFAQPSQEYTQRLLDAIPGASLSLGGA, translated from the coding sequence ATGAGCGACGCCACCCAGACGCCGCTGCTGTCCGTCCGCGACCTCAAGGTCGCGTTCGAGGGAGAAGGCGGAACGCGCGAGGTCCTCCACGGAGTCAGCCTCGACGTCTTCCCCGGTCAGACGGTCGCCATCGTGGGCGAGTCGGGTTCGGGCAAGTCGACGACCGCCTCCGCGGTCATCGGTCTGCTCCCGGGCACCGGGCACGTCACCGGCGGCAGCATCACGCTCGACGGGCGCGAGCTGACCGACCTCACCTCGCGACAGTTCGAGTCGGTCCGAGGCAAGGACATCGGCTACGTCCCCCAGGACCCGATGTCGAACCTCAACCCGGTGTGGAGCATCGGCTTCCAGGTCAAGGAGGCGATCCGCGCGAATGGCATCGCCACCGGTCGCAAAGAGGTCGAGAAGCGCGCGATCGAGGTGCTGAAGCAGGCTGGTCTCGCCGACGCGGAGCGTCGACTGCACCAGTACCCGCACCAGTTCTCGGGCGGTATGCGCCAGCGCGCGCTGATCGGTATCGGCCTCGCCGCCGACCCGAAGCTGCTGATCGCCGACGAGCCGACCTCGGCCCTCGACGTGACCGTGCAGCGCGTGATCCTCGATCACATGGCATCCCTCACGCGTGAGCGGGGGACCTCGGTGCTGCTCATCACGCACGACCTGGGTCTGGCCGCCGAGCGCGCCGACACCATCGTCGTGATGAACCAGGGCGAGATCGTCGAGTCGGGTCCCAGCCGCGAGATCCTCGAGAACCCGCGGCACCCGTACACCCAGCGCCTCGTCGCCGCCGCGCCCAGCATCGCGTCGCAGCGCATCCAGGCGAAGGTCGAAGACCGCGGCATCCTGCGCGAGTCCGACATCGACGCTCCCGCGACGGTCAAGGTCACCGACCTCGTCAAGGAGTACAAGATCCGCCAGGGCGGGTTCCGCAGCGAGCAGTTCCGCGCCGTCGACGGGGTCTCGTTCGAGATTCCGCGCGGCAAGACGTTGGCGCTGGTGGGGGAGTCGGGCTCGGGCAAGTCGACGATCGCGAAGATGGTCCTCAAGCTCGAGGACCCGACCTCGGGCTCGATCGAGGTCGACGGGGTCAACACCGGCAAGCTGAGCGCGAAGGACACCTTCAACCTGCGCCGCCGGATGCAGCCGGTCTTCCAGGACCCGTACGGGTCGCTCGATCCGCTGCGCAGTATCGGCAACCTCATCGCCGAGCCGCTCAACATCCACAAGGTGGGCGACAACGCGTCGCGTCGAGCCCGTGTGGAGGAGTTGCTCGAGCAGGTCGCGCTTCCGCAGGAGCTGGCATCCCGCTATCCGAACGAGCTGTCCGGCGGACAGCGCCAGCGTGTCGCCATCGCGCGCGCGCTCGCGCTCAAGCCCGACATCCTCGTGCTCGACGAGGCCGTGTCGGCCCTCGACGTGCTGGTGCAGGCGCAGATCCTCCAGCTGCTGGCGGAGCTGCAGTCCGAGCTCGGTCTGACCTACTTGTTCATCACGCACGACCTCGCCGTCGTCCGTGTCGCCGCCGACCTGGTGTGCGTCATGGAGCGCGGCAAGCTCGTGGAGCAGGGAACGGTCGACGAGATCTTCGCGCAGCCCTCGCAGGAGTACACGCAGCGCCTGCTCGACGCCATTCCCGGCGCCTCCCTCTCGCTGGGCGGCGCGTGA